From Apilactobacillus bombintestini:
AGCAACGACTAATTGACCTAACGCATGATTTAGAGATTGAAGTCGGGGGAAGCATTTCTACTGATTTCATACAAAATCACGGCAGTTCTATGAGATGGTTAGCTGATGGATTATTGCTTTTCACAGCTGCATTTCATGGACACAGTCAATTATGGCTATACAATGGTAGAAAACTACATTGTATTTGGGAAGATCATCAATTCTTAATTGACTTCACACCGCTAAATGACCAAGAAATTATGTTGAATTTATCTTCCACACAATGTGCTAATCAGTTAGTAACTTTTAATTATGAAACACAAGAAAGTAAAGTCTTTTATAATCCTAATGAAGAATTTGATAAAGCCCATACTTACGCGCAAGTAAGCGACTTTGTCACTACTTCTAAAGATAATAAATTCAGTATTCATGGATGGGTACTAAAACATCATTCAGCTAAAAAGCTTCCGGTAATTTTATATGTACACGGAGGTCCACAAGCTGCATATGGGGATGTATACTTCCATGAATTTCAAGCTCTAGCTAGTCGTGGCTATGCGATTGTATATGTAAATCCAAGAGGTTCTACTACTTATCGTCAAGACTTTGAGGCTGCCGGCATTGGCAGAATGGGTAAAGAAGATTATGAAGATGTTATGCAAGGACTAGACGCGGCATTGGATGAATTTGATGATTTAGATGCTTCTAATTTATTCATAGCAGGTGGATCGTACGGTGGTTTTATGACTAGTTGGGTAATTGGTCACACTGACCGCTTTAATGCTGCTTGTGTACAACGTCCGGTATCCGATTGGCATGCTTTATATGGCACCTCTGATATTGGGGTTAGATTCTGTCGTAAAGAATTGGGCATGGACTTATTTGATGAAGGTGGGATGCAATTCTACTGGAATTGTTCACCACTAAAATATGCTAAACAAGTAGTAACACCAACTCGTATACAACATGGTGAATGGGATATGCGTTGTCCGGTTAACCAAAGTGAAGCTTTATTTACCGTTATTAAACAAACGGGAACTGATGTGGATTACATCCGTTATCCACAATCTTTCCACGGCTTCTCTAGAAATGGAAAACCTAACTTAAGATATACACGAACCCAGGATATTTACGAATGGTTTGATAAGTATAAGAAATAGATAAAAAAGCTGATATGAAGGTTATCAGCTTTTTTTATTTAGAAATTAATGCAATAATAAAAGTAATACATACGAAAGCAGGCGAAATTTATGAATACAGTTATTTATTTAATTTTATTTTTTGTAGTAATTGCTTTATTAGTATTTGGCGCTGTGGAAACTTTACCTAAGATTCACAAGTTAAATACAGAAGTGCAAAAGAACATTAAACAACAATGGGCAAGCGATAAGGACAAGTTAGCTAGTTGGGATAATGAACAAAAAAAGACTAGCACTATTACTAGTCAATACGTTATTTTAGCTATCGTAGCTACTTTATTCGTTTTAGGATTAGTCTTTCCAGAAATTGCTAATAATTATGTATTAATTATTATGTTTATTATGGAAGCTTACTTCATTTACTTAGGTCTAAAACTTCCAGCACTAGAAAAGAAGCACAGCTATTACAGCAAGGAAGCTTTACCTAAACGACTACAAGCAGTTAAATTAACATTTTTCCTATTTATCGGCTTTTTCGTAGCTGTAGATGTTTTAATGTTGATAGCTGAATTATTATATTCACAAAATATTAGATTATTTTAAATCCTTCAAAGAGCTATTATGTAGCTCTTTTTTTATTGTCGCTTAAAATAAAATTAAAAAATAATGAGAAAAAGTCTTGCATTATTAAAAATGAAGTGTAGTATATATAACAACTTAACCGATACAAATAAAACAAGATGATCAGGAGAGTAGTTATCCAATGATTGCGCAGAGAGTCTACGTTTGCTGAAAGTAGATCAATCGGAAGATAATGAATATGGCCTGTAATTTGGCATCGCTGATAATTAAGCGATGATGGGGTGGCAACCATTATTAATTGCACGCGTTTTTATAGACGTTATTGAGGGTAGAAGTGTAAGCTTTTACCGAATTAGAATGGTACCACGGAACTCCGTTTCTAGATTTGAATCTAGAAGCGGAGTTTTTTTGTTGGCTAAGTTAAAAACTAGTTACATATATTTTTTAGGGGGTCTTTTTTATGAAGAAAGGTTACAAGAAGTTATTATTAGCGTTTACATTTTTATTGGTATTACCACTAACGTTATTAGCAGGTTGTGGTAAGAATTCAGCCCACACAGTTAAAGTAGGGGTTATTGGCGGTGACGCACGAGTATGGAAGTCAGTTCAATCACGTGTGAAAAAAGAAGGTATTAATTTACAAATTGTCCAATTTACTGATTATTCACAACCTAATGCCGCATTAACTAACAAAGAAATCAACATTAACTCATTTCAAAATTATGCATTCCAAGATAACTGGAATGCCGCTCACCATACTAAGATTGTTTCCATCGGTAAGACTATTTTCTCTCCTTTAACTTTATATTCTAAGAAAGTTTCTAACGTTAAAGATCTAAGAAAAGGTGCTTCTATTGCAGTAGCAAACGATGTTACCAACGAAGCACGTGGTTTGAAACTACTTGCTAGTGCAGGATTAATTAAATTAAGAAACACTCCACTTCCAACAGTTAAAGACATTACTGAAAACAAGAAAGATTTAAAGATTGTTCCTTTAGATGCAGCACAAACTCCAAGAGCTTTAGCTGATGAAGATGCTTCTGTAGTTAATGGTGGATTTGCGCTAGATGCTAAATTAAGTTTTAAAGATATCCTATTTGAAGAACCTACTAATAAAGCAGCTATTCCATATATCAACATTATTTCAGCTAACAAATCTGATCAAAACAACAAGGATTACAAGAAAGTAGTAAAAGTTTACCAAAGCCAAGCAACTAAGGACTTATTGAAGAAACTTTACAAGAATGAAGAAATTCCTGCATGGGATGTTAACTTCAATAAATAAGACGAATAATGAAATGAAGTAGAGGTGAAATTATGACACAAATTAGTTTGGAACATATTGATGTAACTTTTAACCAAAAACATCAAGTTTCTAAAGCTGTGCAAGATGTTTCCTTAAATATTGAAAAAGGGGATGCATACGGTATTGTAGGCTATTCGGGTGCCGGAAAAAGTACTTTAGTAAGAGTTATTAACCGTTTGCAAAAACCTAGTGCAGGAAAAGTAATTATTGATAATAAAGATATTAATAAGTTTAGCCGTTATCAAATCCGTCGATTGAGAAAAAATATTGGATTTATTTTCCAACATTTTAATTTAATGAATGCTAGAAATATTGAAGAAAACATTTTATATCCCATGGTAGGAACGAATACATCTAAAGCAAAAAGAAAGCAACGAGTTCAACATTTAATCGATTTAGTAGGATTAAAAGGTAAAGAAAAGTTCTATCCAGCGCAACTTTCTGGAGGACAAAAACAACGAGTAGCAATTGCCAGAGCTTTAGCTAACAATCCACAAATTCTAATTAGTGATGAAGCTACTAGTGCACTAGATCCAAAAACTACGCAAGCTATTCTGCAATTACTAAAGAGAATTAATAAAGAATTGGGTGTCACGATTGTTTTAATTACTCATGAAATGGACGTAGTTAAATCACTATGTAATAAAGTGGCGGTCATGGATGCCGGAAAAGTAGTGGAAGAAGGTAGCATCTTAGAAGTCTTTAGTAATCCTAAAACACAACTTACTCAAGACTTTATTGATACTACTAATAATGTCAAAGGCGCTATTGAAACATTGGCTAGTCAAAAGCGTTTTGTAGATCTATCACGTGAACAACGATTATTCAGATTGCACTACATTGGTAAATCCACTGAAAATCCAATCATCATTGATTTGTATCAAAAGTTTGGAGCGGTAGCCAACATTATATATGGAAATATCGAATTTATTTCAGATGTTCCGTTAGGTAATTTAATTATCGAAATTGATGCGGATAAACCTACGCTCAAAGAAATTAAAGAATATTTAGCCAAAAAAGATGTTCACTTAAGAAACATTAATTTACAAGATGAAAGTAGTAAGGAGGAGTAGCCAATGAATGCATTTTTAGCTCATTATTTTCCCAACGCTATAACTATGATTCCAGATTTTGAACAAGCCACCTTTGAAACTTTATACATGACATTTTTTACTGCCATCATTGGTGGGTTAATAGGACTATTAATCGGTGTTATATTAGTATTAACCGGTCCTGAAGGAATTAGTGAAAATGATGTATTTTACACTATCTTAGATAAAATTGTGAACTTCTTTCGTTCAGTTCCTTTCATTATCATGTTAGCGGTAATTGCACCATTCACAAGAATAGTAGTAGGTACCTCTATTGGTACTACTGCATGTATCGTTCCATTAGTAATTGCGGTTATTCCTTTTTATGCAAGACAAGTGCAAAATGCATTGTTAGATGTAGATAGTGGAATTATAGAATCCGCTCAAGCTATGGGATCATCCACATGGGGAATTGTATTTAGAGTATATCTAAAAGAAGGATTACCTAAGATTATACGTTCATCGGTGGTAACTTTAATTAGTTTGATTGGCCTAACTGCTATGGCTGGAACTGTCGGTGGTGGTGGCTTAGGTAACTTGGCTGTTATTGTTGGTTATCAAAGATATGAAAATGATGTAACTTTAGTAGCATTAGTATTAATTCTAATTATTGTATTTGCAATTCAAATTGTGGGGGATGTCCTAGCAAGAATGACTGACCATGAAAATACAAAATAAGAAGGTAGATATGAATGGAAAAAGAAGAACAATTACAAGTATTAAAAGATTTAGTCGCTATTAATACGGTAGCAGACAATGAAAAAGAAGTAGCTCAATACTTAAGTGATTTATTTAAAAAACACGGAATTGACAGTGAGATTGTGGATCAATTTGATAATAGAAGTAATTTGGTAGCTTCTATTGGAAATAAGTCTGGTAAAGTTCTAGCATTTGAAGGACATGAAGACACTGTTCATGAAAATAATGCTGATGATTGGACTCACAATCCCTTTGATCCAGTAGTAGAAAATAATAACTTATATGGTCGTGGAGTAACTGATATGAAAGCTGGTTTGGCTGCTCAAGCTATTGCTTTGATTGAATTACATGATGAACATAAAGATTTGTCTGGACAATTAAAATTTTTAGCTACTATTTCTGAAGAACTAACTCAAGGTGGAGCTAATTTCCTTGCTAAACGAGGAGATGTAGATGATGTTGATGCAGTAGTGATTGGTGAACCAACTGGTCAACGACAAGATGATAAGAATCGCCACTATTTAGTTTATGCTCATAAAGGTGCACTTATTTATACAGTTAAAAGTGTAGGTAAAGCAGCACACAGTTCTACTCCAGAATATGGAATTGATGCTATTGATAATTTGATTAATTATCGCCAAGTTGAAAAAGAATACTTTGCTAAACAAACTGGAAATGATGATATTTTAGGTAAAACTATATATACACCTGATATCTTCCAAGGAGGAAAACAAGTTAATTCCATTCCTGATTTTGCCTTCGAAAAAGTAATGGTTAGAACTATTCCACAACTTAATAATGATCAAATTGTACATGATTTAAATGAAATTATTGATTCATTTAACCAAAAATCAGGATATAACTTAAAGTTAGAAGTTAACTTCAGTGGATATCCAGTAAAGAATAATCCAGATGCTGATATTGTTTCAGTAGCACAACAAGCTAGCCAAGATGAATTAGGCTATAAATTAGATTTGAAATCATTATCTATGGGAACCGATGCTTCTCAATACAAAGCTAGAAAAAACGATTTAGATGTAATCATTTTAGGACCTGGTAATGATACAGCTCATCAAACTGATGAATATATTGATTTAGATTCATTCTATGCATTTATTCGCTTGTACAAACAAATTGCAATTAATTATTTACAATAAAAAAACACCTCAGTCATTTGACTGAGGCTTTTTTATTTTAGAATTGATTCATTAATTTTCCTGTTGCGTAGTGAATGATCATAGTTAAGATACCGATAATAATATTTCTGATTATCGCAGCTTTAGGACGACCATTACCTAACTTGGCACTTAAGAAACCAGTTAAGCCTACGGAAACAATAACTGCTAGGATAGTAGCGGGCCAACGGTAGATACCGTTAGTTAAACTCATGGCAAGTAGAGGGAAAGCTCCACCAAGGGCCGCTGAGAATAGGGATGAGAAAGCAGCTGACCATGGATTCATGTAGTGACCTAATTCAATATTGTATTTAGTACTTACCATAGTTTCCAAAGGTTTTTTATCTAGAAGTTCACGGGCGATTTTTAGGGCAGTGTCTTCAGAAATACCTCTGTCCATATAGAATTGTTGTACCGAAGCTAGTTCATTATCCAAATTAGTCTTAAGCAAACGACGTTCTTTTTGCACCGAAGCACTTTCGGTATCTCTTTGTGAACTAACGGAAGCATATTCACCAGATGCCATGGAGAAGGCACAAGCTAGTAAATCAGATAATCCAGCAATAAAGATAGTTAAGAAATTAGGAGTAGCAACCGCAACTGAGAATAAGACACCAACTACGGTTAAAATACCATCGTTTGATCCTAATACTCCCGCACGTAAAGTGTTTAATTTTTCGTTCATATTAGATTTGTGTTCTTTTTTAGTTGCCATTTATAAAGTCCTCCTTAAGCTAGCATTCCTACTAATAAACCAATTAGATAGGTAACAATCATGGTTAACATACCTGAAATGACATTACGCATTGCAGATTTGAAACGGTTAGCGTTACTTAAAATTGCTGCGGAATATCCAGTGATGGATAGCGCGATAATAACGGCGATAAAGGTAGCAATGATTTTAACGTGAGGTGGAAATAATGAAATAGCGGCTAGAGGAAGGATAGATCCAGTTGGAAAAGATAACATGGATGCTACCGCAGCAGCATAAGCACTAGTAAATTGGTTAACATTAAATCCGTATTTTTCACGAACGGTAGTAACTAGGGCATCTTGATTCATCATTTCGCGAGTAGCTTGGGTAGCTAACTCATCAGAAATTCCACTTTGTATGTATTTTTGCTTAACAAAGTTAAATTCATCATCGTAATTATTACGTAGCGCTTTCTTTTGTTGTGCTACGGCATTCTTTTGTGAATCACTTTCGGAATTTACTGAAACGTATTCACCCATGGCCATTGAAACGGTACCGGCAATCATACCGGCAATTCCAGAAATGAAGATGGAGAAGGTGTTACTCGTGGCACCTGCCACCCCAATAACGATTCCGGCTACGGATAAGATTCCATCATTGGAACCCATAACCCCGGCTCGGATGATATTTATACGTTGTGCTAAAGTTTGCTTTTTCAAGTAAATCATCCTTTCTAGTTTATAATCATTATTAAGTAATAACTATTATCATAATATATCGTTATGCATTAAATGTAAAGGAAACAATATAAAAAGCTAGCTATTGCTGAATACAGCAATAGCTAGCTTAGGTTAGATTTTCTTATTGTGTTGTAATAGCCAAAATAGCATAACAGTTACGGAAAGCATAATGATAGCAGCAATCCAGTAAGTAGTGTGCATACCAAAAACGAATAATGCATCATTGTGCATAGGGTAAGTGGTAATGCGTTGGCCAGATTTGAAACTCATAGCAGTGTATAGCAAGGAAGTAGAAATGGATAAACCTAAAGTAAATCCAATGTTTCGACTAAGTGCTAATACAGAACCTGCGATACCTTGTTGATCTTTACCAGCATTTTCCATAACCATAGGATTGTTTTGGAATAATCCATTGGCAGTGGAGAATACTACGAAGCCTAATAACAGAACTACTAAAGTCCAGTTAGGTTGCATAATAGCAAAGATAACTTCAGCAATCACGAAAACTACAGAAGCACGTAATGACATAATTACCGCTCCGTATTTGTCACAAAGTACCCCTCCTAGGTAGGCAGTAAATACATTTACTACCGGAAGCACACTCATTAATAATCCAGTGTGAGAAGGTGAGAACTTCAAAGTATCTTGAATGTAGAAAGGTAGTAAAACATTGTTGAAGTAAATGATAATGTACATAAACATTAGAGCAATGATACTGATAGTAAATCCAGGATTCTTAAATAAGGAAAGTGCCAAGATAGGATCAGCAACTTTTCTTTCTACATAGATAAATAAGGCTAATAAAATAGCCGCAATAACAAAGGCAATAATTACGTTAGGATTGCTAAAGCCAATTTCTTGTCCGGTAAAGATACCCACGAAAAATAGGCCAATTAATACTGCTAATAAGCCAAAGCCTAACCAGTCAATGTGAAGGTTAGTAGGCTTCTTTTTAGCAGGTGTTTTATAAACAAATTCACCAAATACATATGCGAAAATACCAATTGGAACGTTGAATAAGAAAATCCAGTTCCAGTTAGCAACGGACAAAATAGCTCCAGCTACTGCAGGACCCGCAATGTATCCTACTTGTCCAATAGTAGTGTTGATACCTAGTGCACGACCTCTGGCGCCAAAAGGCACAGATTCAGTAATGATACCTAGGTTAGTTGCCATAGTCATAGAAGCACCTAGTCCTTGTAAACAACGTGCCACTAGTAAAATGATTAAGTTTCCAGAAAGTCCACAAACTAGTGAACTAACAGTGAAAAGTAAAGTTCCTAATTGAAAAATTTTAGCTTTGCTAAATTGATCACCTAATTTTCCAAAAAGGATTAAAGACATACATATTAGAATTAAGTAGGCAGATGAAATCCATTCAGCTTGGTTCATAGGAATATGTAAATCATTGGATATTTGTGGTAGCGCAGTATTTACAATACTCATATCCACAGTTCCTAAAAAGGAAACCAGGGCTACCGACAATATGATGAAGAATTGCTTGCGAGTCATATGTTTTAGCTCCTTATATTTTATATATTAATTGTAACAGATGAATTTAAAAACGAAAATTCAAGCGTATATGTAAAAAATCCGTTCTTACGAATAAGAGCGGATTTTTAAAACTATTTAGACAATTTAGCTTGGCATTTTGGACATAGTCCATATACTTCAATATGAACTTGGTTAGTTTGAAAGCCAGCTTGTTGCATAGCTAGTTCAGCTAGATTCTTTTCAGTTTTTTTATAGTCAGGGAATTCGATATCAAAGATGGTACCACAGTTCTTACAAATTGCATGAAAGTGTGGATCCCCAAAGAAATCGTATCTAATTCCACCGTCTTCAGCAGGTAGCGCAATAATGATTTCTAATTTTTCAAACAATTGTAACGTATTGTAAATAGTAGCAATACTTAAATTAGGAAAGTCCTTGCGTAATGCTTCGTAAATAGTATCTACGGAAGGATGATTATCATGATTAATCAAATATTTTAAAATGATTTGACGTTGTGGTGTAATACGAACATTGTTGTCACGTAACTTTTTTAGCGCTTTGTCATATGCGGAATCAGACATTTAGTTTCCCTCCTTTAATCATTCACTTCTACGTTAATGATAAGTTCAATTAATTTATAAAGCAAATAATTGTTATAAATTAATTGGCAAGAAATCCTATTTTATCACGAATTTCTTTGTCGTGGGGAGTAATGTTGAAACGACGTTTAGCGTTAGGCCAATATTCTTTTTGTAATTGCATTACACGATGAGTAATTTCTAAAACATCATCGGCAGACATATCTACTAAATTAACATAGATAGTAACTTCTTCTTGATTTAAGTTAGCGATACCTGCCATACCGACAAATTCATGAATTTGTTGATTCATAACTCCCCATAATAGGGCTTTTTTACTCATTACATCATTCATAGTGGCATTAATAAAATCACTAGTATTATGCACGTCAGCATTAGTATCCGTTCTTTGTTGAAAATGGATAACTTCGGGTAGCTTAAATTTAGTTAACCAATCCAAAGTAAAATGTTGTGTCATGATGGGACGTAAACCTTCAAAACTATTCATTTTAAGAACTCCTTATCGTTTCAAGTAATCACTATATTATATAAGAAGTTTTAAGCGTTTTAAAGAATTGCGGTTTATGCGAGGCATAAGAACAAATAAATGCTGTATGAAGATAAGTTTAAAAAATTCTCTCAAATGCTTAGCTTTGGAAACAAAATATGTAATAATATACTTGTTTATTAAATTTTAAGCGAAAGTGAGATTTAATTATGACTGAAAAATTTCTAATTGGAACTTATACTAAAAAAGATAGTCAAGGTATCTACGAATTAGAATTAGATACTGAAAACAAAAAAATGCAAAATTTACAACTAGTGGCAAAAGCTGGTAATCCCACTTACGTAACTTTATCTAAAGCTAACCGTATCTACTCAGTAGATAAAGGTGCTGATGGTAAGGGTGGTGCCATGGCATTAGAAAACACTGATCGTCCTGCACCTGAAATTAACACTTGCCTAAATGAAGATACCAACCCTGCATACATCACTGTGGATGAAGGCAGACAATTTGTTTACACTGCTAACTACCACACTGGTGAAGTTATGGTATACAAGATTGAAGATAACGGTGCACTAACTTACTTAAACAAGGTAGTTCACGAAGGTGACATGGGTCCTCGTCCTGAACAAGAAGACGGTGCTCATCCTCACTTTGCTGACTTAACTCCAGATGGCCGTTTAGCTGTAGTGGACTTAGGTCAAGACCGAGTATACATTTACAACATTGCTGACGATGGTAGCTTAACTAAGCAATTCAGCTTGAAGATGGAAGCTGGTTTTGGTCCAAGACATATTGTCTTTGATGAAAAACGTGGTATTGCTTTAGTAGTAGGTGAATTAAGTAGTAAATTAGCAGTATTAAACTACGATGAAGCTACTGGTCATTTAGACGTTCGCCAAATTACCTCAACTATTCCAAGTGATTGGACTTCACACAATGGTGCCGCAGCTATTAGATTATCTAATGACGGTAAGTTCGTTTACGTATCCAACCGTGGAAACAACAGTTTAGCAGTATTCTCATTAAACGATGAAAACAAATTACACTTAGAACAATTAATCAGTACCGAAGGAGATTTCCCTCGTGACTTTAACTTCAATAAAGATGAAAAATTCGTGATTGTAGTTAACCAAAACACTGATAATGCTACATTGTACTCACGTGATGCTGCATCTGGTAAGTTAACTATGCTACAAAAAGACTTCACTGTTCCTGAAGGAGTTTGTGTAGCACAAGAAAACTAATAACTAAATAAATTAAAAAGCTCTTATCTTAATTGATAAGAGCTTTTTTTAATGCCTTCTCCAGAAGTTTTGTAGTAATTGTTGCGTTTGTTTTAGATTATAACTGGTAGCTAGATTACGAGAATTCCAGTTGCGAGGGAAGAAGCGACGGTAACGACGTTGTTGGAAGCGACGATCCATTAGCACTACGTTTCCTAAATCTTTATTAGTACGAATTAGACGTCCTGCAGCTTGAAAGACGTTATTTAAACCAGGAAGTTGATAAGCAAAATCAAAGCCATGGCCATTTTCGGCATCAAAGAAATGTTTAATTAAATCATTTTCAGGATTTAGACCCGGAAGACCTACCGAAACAATGCCTACTCCAATTAAGTGAGTACCTTTTAAGTCAATACCTTCGCAGAAAATACCGCCTAAAAGCGCAAAACCGACTAATGTACGATTATCATCATGCTTGAAGGTATTTATGAAGTCTTGACGTTCATCGGGTTCCATGTGTGATTTTTGCACGATGGTGTCGATAGTGGGATGCTTCTTTTGAAAGGCTTCGACCACTTGTGTTAAATAATGCGTGGAAGGTAAAAAGATTAAATAATGTCCAGTTTTACTTTTTATCATGGCATCAATAGTTTGCACAATAGGTGTAATACTTTGATCACGCTTTTTATAAGTAGTTTCAATATAGTTAGTCATAATAATTTGTTGATGACTATCTTCGAAAGGTGACGACATTTCATAAGTTAGGCTATCGTCTTCGTCTCCTAAAACACGTTGATAATAATCCATAGGGGATAAAGTAGCAGAGAATAAAATGGCGCTACCACCAAGTTGTAGGGATTGTGCTAGAAAATAACTAGGATCCATACAGAACAATTTAACGATTACATATCCATCACGGTCATAAAATAAACGCGTTTTGAAAGTATCATCAAACCAGTCACTGATTTTTTGATAACTAATTAATTGAAAATAATAATCGACAATGGCGTCATTTAATTCGTCATCATCATGGTCTTTAGCTAACCAATCACTAATGACATCGGATAAATGACTAACCTGTTTGTTGAAAGCTTTTAGTAAATGATCTAAATTTACATAATTTTCATCGCCATCAGTTAACGGCTTAGTGTTGATGGTATAAGAACGCTTAAAACTCTTTAAGGCTTTATGTAGCGCTTCGTTTTCCTCTACGTTATCTTTGCTTTGCTTAATTAAATTATCTAAAGGACGATTACTTAATTGAGCTGAATACATATCACGAGAACGATTTACCAAGTTGTGTGCTTCATCAATTAAGAAGACATTATCGGAATCTTCCACCGTGAAGTAACGTTGTAGATGTACTTGTGGATCAAATAAGTAATTGTAATCACAAATAATTACGTCACAAAATTGGCTCAAATCTAGTGAAAATTCGAAGGGGTCAATCTTGTATTGGCGAGCATATTGTTGAATAGTTTCGAAAGTAATTTCATTTTCATGCTCTAAAGCATCTTTAATGGCAGGCTTTAAACGGTCATAATAACCAATCATATAAGGATTATCTTCCGGCTTTAAATCCGCTTCTTCTTTGAAAGTGATTTTTTCTTTAGCGGATAAAGTAATGCTTTTAATGAATAAACCTTTTTTCATCATTAAATCCATAGCTTCTTGAGCTACGGCACGCGTACTTTGCTTGGCAGTTAGATAAAAAATTCGATTGGCTAAATCTTCACCCATAGCTTTAACAGCAGGGAATAAGGTAGAAATAGTTTTTCCGGTACCAGTAGGTGCTTGAGTAAATAAGTGCTTTTGCGAAGCAATAGTTTTATAAACTACGGCAGCTAACTCACGTTGACCTTTACGAAATTTAGCAAAAGGAAACTTCATTTGTTTAGCAGTTTGATTACGCTTCTTGATGATATCAGTACGAAGTTTTAACCATTCTTCATATTCTTTAATTAAATGATCAAAGAATTGTTTGGCGTCATCTTTACTGATAGTTAAATGCTCACTGTGAATAATATCGTCAGGAGTTTGTACGTAGGTTAAAGTGAGGTTAACTTCATCGTATTGGGG
This genomic window contains:
- a CDS encoding lactonase family protein yields the protein MTEKFLIGTYTKKDSQGIYELELDTENKKMQNLQLVAKAGNPTYVTLSKANRIYSVDKGADGKGGAMALENTDRPAPEINTCLNEDTNPAYITVDEGRQFVYTANYHTGEVMVYKIEDNGALTYLNKVVHEGDMGPRPEQEDGAHPHFADLTPDGRLAVVDLGQDRVYIYNIADDGSLTKQFSLKMEAGFGPRHIVFDEKRGIALVVGELSSKLAVLNYDEATGHLDVRQITSTIPSDWTSHNGAAAIRLSNDGKFVYVSNRGNNSLAVFSLNDENKLHLEQLISTEGDFPRDFNFNKDEKFVIVVNQNTDNATLYSRDAASGKLTMLQKDFTVPEGVCVAQEN
- a CDS encoding Fur family transcriptional regulator, whose product is MSDSAYDKALKKLRDNNVRITPQRQIILKYLINHDNHPSVDTIYEALRKDFPNLSIATIYNTLQLFEKLEIIIALPAEDGGIRYDFFGDPHFHAICKNCGTIFDIEFPDYKKTEKNLAELAMQQAGFQTNQVHIEVYGLCPKCQAKLSK
- a CDS encoding ATP-dependent DNA helicase — its product is MNRIGIRDLVEFTLRSGDLNARLNSNNTAKQGARIHRKLQKQRFSDYDAEYYLDKTLKINNIDFHLDGRADAVKMSEKSAEIVEIKTSDVEFKQLPDSILTLYWGQIKTYAYLLMDKFPQYDEVNLTLTYVQTPDDIIHSEHLTISKDDAKQFFDHLIKEYEEWLKLRTDIIKKRNQTAKQMKFPFAKFRKGQRELAAVVYKTIASQKHLFTQAPTGTGKTISTLFPAVKAMGEDLANRIFYLTAKQSTRAVAQEAMDLMMKKGLFIKSITLSAKEKITFKEEADLKPEDNPYMIGYYDRLKPAIKDALEHENEITFETIQQYARQYKIDPFEFSLDLSQFCDVIICDYNYLFDPQVHLQRYFTVEDSDNVFLIDEAHNLVNRSRDMYSAQLSNRPLDNLIKQSKDNVEENEALHKALKSFKRSYTINTKPLTDGDENYVNLDHLLKAFNKQVSHLSDVISDWLAKDHDDDELNDAIVDYYFQLISYQKISDWFDDTFKTRLFYDRDGYVIVKLFCMDPSYFLAQSLQLGGSAILFSATLSPMDYYQRVLGDEDDSLTYEMSSPFEDSHQQIIMTNYIETTYKKRDQSITPIVQTIDAMIKSKTGHYLIFLPSTHYLTQVVEAFQKKHPTIDTIVQKSHMEPDERQDFINTFKHDDNRTLVGFALLGGIFCEGIDLKGTHLIGVGIVSVGLPGLNPENDLIKHFFDAENGHGFDFAYQLPGLNNVFQAAGRLIRTNKDLGNVVLMDRRFQQRRYRRFFPRNWNSRNLATSYNLKQTQQLLQNFWRRH
- a CDS encoding MFS transporter; translation: MTRKQFFIILSVALVSFLGTVDMSIVNTALPQISNDLHIPMNQAEWISSAYLILICMSLILFGKLGDQFSKAKIFQLGTLLFTVSSLVCGLSGNLIILLVARCLQGLGASMTMATNLGIITESVPFGARGRALGINTTIGQVGYIAGPAVAGAILSVANWNWIFLFNVPIGIFAYVFGEFVYKTPAKKKPTNLHIDWLGFGLLAVLIGLFFVGIFTGQEIGFSNPNVIIAFVIAAILLALFIYVERKVADPILALSLFKNPGFTISIIALMFMYIIIYFNNVLLPFYIQDTLKFSPSHTGLLMSVLPVVNVFTAYLGGVLCDKYGAVIMSLRASVVFVIAEVIFAIMQPNWTLVVLLLGFVVFSTANGLFQNNPMVMENAGKDQQGIAGSVLALSRNIGFTLGLSISTSLLYTAMSFKSGQRITTYPMHNDALFVFGMHTTYWIAAIIMLSVTVMLFWLLQHNKKI